A window of Pedobacter lusitanus contains these coding sequences:
- a CDS encoding OmpA family protein, giving the protein MNSRITKSALILSLVGLSTSLFAQDINPDTTKRFDKKNFRTWSIGLNGGMLTHYTPFNNRANGDFSTPQESWGYGGYIKKQILPGFGIQADFLAGKVKGLRANNPDGTTQAGTSFTTRIDWSAAVSGNFTIANMSLNQKRSVLSPYLTAGAGYMSSSANTNAVGGTSTGYGEHWFIPVGAGFKLGLSKGVNLDLGYTVNFMKTNNFDGVASGANDKFTYAHAGIEVALGKRGTSQLQNYSAVAAIREESAAESAELRRALSTSEQNRLRDQEQYAKDMGDEDGDGVANKFDKCPGTPANTVVDGAGCPLKTPKQIIKEKVIVTAEDRKVVDEAIRNLEFDLGKSTIRATSYNTLNKVAALLVEKNFSLKLAGHTDNTGSMAINLRLSKDRAEAIKTYLVSQGANASRIEATGYGPNQPIASNKTAAGRQKNRRVEFSLF; this is encoded by the coding sequence ATGAACTCAAGAATTACAAAATCAGCGTTGATACTATCCTTAGTAGGACTATCAACTTCGTTATTCGCTCAGGATATTAATCCTGATACGACTAAACGTTTTGACAAGAAAAATTTCCGCACCTGGTCGATAGGATTAAACGGTGGTATGTTAACTCATTACACGCCTTTCAACAACAGAGCTAATGGTGATTTCAGTACACCACAAGAGAGCTGGGGTTACGGAGGTTACATTAAGAAACAAATTCTTCCTGGATTTGGTATCCAGGCTGACTTCCTTGCTGGTAAAGTAAAAGGTCTAAGAGCTAATAATCCAGATGGTACTACACAAGCTGGTACAAGTTTTACTACTCGTATCGACTGGTCAGCAGCTGTTAGTGGTAACTTTACAATTGCTAACATGAGCTTAAACCAAAAGCGTTCAGTATTATCACCTTATTTAACTGCTGGTGCTGGTTATATGTCATCAAGTGCTAATACCAATGCAGTAGGTGGAACAAGTACAGGTTATGGCGAACATTGGTTCATCCCGGTTGGAGCAGGTTTCAAACTAGGTCTGTCAAAAGGTGTTAATTTAGATTTAGGTTACACAGTTAACTTCATGAAAACCAACAACTTTGATGGTGTAGCTAGTGGTGCAAATGATAAATTCACCTATGCACACGCTGGTATAGAGGTTGCCCTTGGTAAAAGAGGAACTTCTCAATTGCAAAACTACAGCGCAGTTGCAGCAATTCGTGAAGAAAGTGCAGCTGAAAGTGCTGAGTTAAGAAGAGCATTATCTACTTCTGAGCAAAACAGACTGAGAGATCAGGAACAATATGCTAAAGATATGGGTGATGAAGATGGAGACGGTGTAGCTAACAAATTTGATAAATGTCCAGGAACTCCTGCAAACACAGTTGTTGATGGTGCTGGTTGTCCTTTAAAAACACCAAAACAAATTATCAAAGAAAAAGTAATCGTTACCGCTGAAGACCGTAAAGTTGTTGATGAAGCGATCAGAAACTTAGAATTTGATTTAGGTAAATCTACAATCCGTGCTACATCTTATAACACTTTAAACAAAGTTGCTGCGCTATTAGTAGAGAAAAACTTTAGCTTAAAATTAGCAGGTCACACAGATAATACTGGTTCAATGGCTATTAACTTACGTCTTTCTAAAGACAGAGCTGAAGCGATCAAAACTTATTTAGTTTCTCAAGGTGCTAATGCATCTCGTATCGAAGCTACTGGTTACGGTCCAAACCAACCAATTGCATCTAACAAAACTGCTGCTGGTCGTCAGAAAAACAGAAGAGTTGAATTCTCTTTATTTTAA